A stretch of DNA from Maridesulfovibrio sp.:
GATGATCGGGATAAGATCTGATCCTTTTTTTGACGTGTACGGAACGGCTCCGGAAATGCCGGGACCGTCCGGGGAAAAATATAACCGGGAGAGATTGAAATGGCTTGGAAAGTTGCAGAGAGTCATCCGCTCAAGGATGTTGATCCAGCGGAACTCAGAGATAAATGGATGGAAGTAGCCATGGACATGGCTCTCATCCCCGAAAACAACATCAGGGTTTACATCGAGGACGGCATAGTCCGCATCGAGGTCAGCGAAGAATTGTACGACTGCATGGCAGGTATCTGATTCTTTCAAGGGCGTTTCCACTGCGGAAACGCCCTTTGACATCGATCCTGATAAATCAGTAAAGGTTGCAAATGAGCGGATCCATAAAGACAGCAGCACTGTTCCTGATGATTCTGGCAGTATTCGCCTTAGGATGTTCCGGAAATGGAGCTTCCGCGAAGCAGGAACTGAAGGTCGGAGTTGTGGCGGTCACCAGCGGGGAACTGTTCCGTAAGGGTAATTACGTTATGACTGCGGCCCGCTATATGACTGACAAAATCAACAATGCCGGCGGGATTGCCGCTGACGGAAAAACTTTTTCCGTAAAGCTTTACCCGGCTGACAGCGGGGCTGATGCGCAGACTGCGGCAAAAGCGGCAACCAGAATGATAGAACAGGAACATGTTTCAGCCATTGTAGGAGCCACCTCCAGCGATGTGGCCCTTGCCGTGGCTGATGTCTGCGAAACGCACAAAATACCTTTCATCACCCCTGTGGCAGGAACAACCAGGCTGACTTCCATGCCCTATTCATTCAGGGTCTGCTACACGAACAAAGCCCAGGGCAGGGCTCTGGCCAAATTTGTCCACAAATATCTTGAGTCCGGCTCGGTAGGTATTCTCTTTTCTTCCGGCAGCACCTACAGCACGGAACTGACCGAATATTTCAAATCAAGCTACGAAAAGGACGGCGGTAAAGTCGTCGCGCATGAAAGTTATGCCGAGGGAGCGCGGGAGTACGCCAGACAACTGCGCAGCATAATTAACTCGGGTGCAAAAATTCTTTTCCTGCCGGGGAACACCAAAAAGGTGCAGCTTCAGGCTGCACAGGCCCGCAAGTTAGGCTTCAAAGGCACGCTGCTTGGCGGCGATTCATGGGACCCGGTTGATCTGGACCGCAACAGAATTTTTGCAAACAGCTACTACACGGACCACTGGACCAAAGGGTTGCCCATCGAAGGTAATTCGCAGTTCGAAAAAGATTTCAAGAAAAAGACCGGGGCAGACCCTACGGAACTTGAAGCCCTGACCTGCGACGCCTTCGGCAGCCTCTTTGAAGCTGTGAAAACGGCCGGTTCCATTAAGCCTGCAGCAATCCACCAGGCCATGGTGGATATGCCGCCCTTCCACGGAGTTACCGGAAACATCGATTACAACAACAATGGCGACCCGGACAAGGAAGTCATCATTTCCACCATCAAAGATGGTCGCGCACAGGTTGAGTGCATAATCCCTGCAAAATAGTATCCGAAGGCCCTCCGGGACCTTAAAGACAAAACCGCCCACAGATGTCTCTGCGGGCGGTTTCGTCAATCGAGGCTATGTAAAGGTAGGTTTACATATAGGCAATATTAGTGATCGCAGGTATTTGATCCGGTCTGAAGAGTTCCGGCAAGGTAGCTGGCCACCACGGTTTCCGGAGCTTCGGCCGGAGAACCGACAACAACCTTGACCCCTTCGTCGGTGAACAGGGACTGTGCTCTGGAGCCCATACCGCCGGCGAGAACGAGGCTTACGCCGCGTTCAGCGATCCATTTGGGCAGAACACCGGGTTCGTGGGGCGGAGGAGTTTCCATGGTTGTGGCGACAATTCCCTTGGTGGCAACATCGACATCAACCAGTGCGAACTGTTCGCAGTGCCCGAAGTGCATGCAGAGTTTACCCGCAGCAACGGGAACAGCAATTCTGAGCATACCGTTTTTGCTTTCGAGATCATCAACTTTAGGCATATCATTATCCTCCTGAAGCGTATCCGTCAGGTTCAACATGGGTTTGATAATTTTGTTCAGGGCCTGGCCGGTGGGGCTTTCATGATCCACCCTGATGATGGGGTAGCCTTCATCCCCGGAACGGCCTACTTCCGGGTCAAGCGGGATGCGGCCGAGGAATTTCACGCCGGTTTCCTTTGCCAGTTCTTCACCGCCGCCGGTATTGAATATATTGTGAACGCTTCCGCAGTCCGGGCAGACAAATCCGCTCATGTTTTCAATGAGTCCAAGCACCGGGTTGCCTACCTGCTTGCAGAAATTTACGGAGCGGCGCACATCGTCCACCGCAAGACCCTGCGGGGTGGTTACGATAACAGCCTGGGCGTCAGTGCCGAGGGTCTGCAGTGCAGACAGAGGTTCGTCACCGGTTCCCGGAGGGCAGTCTACAACCAGAAAATCGAGATCGTTCCAGGCAACATCCTGCACGAACTGTTTGATCAG
This window harbors:
- a CDS encoding ABC transporter substrate-binding protein; protein product: MSGSIKTAALFLMILAVFALGCSGNGASAKQELKVGVVAVTSGELFRKGNYVMTAARYMTDKINNAGGIAADGKTFSVKLYPADSGADAQTAAKAATRMIEQEHVSAIVGATSSDVALAVADVCETHKIPFITPVAGTTRLTSMPYSFRVCYTNKAQGRALAKFVHKYLESGSVGILFSSGSTYSTELTEYFKSSYEKDGGKVVAHESYAEGAREYARQLRSIINSGAKILFLPGNTKKVQLQAAQARKLGFKGTLLGGDSWDPVDLDRNRIFANSYYTDHWTKGLPIEGNSQFEKDFKKKTGADPTELEALTCDAFGSLFEAVKTAGSIKPAAIHQAMVDMPPFHGVTGNIDYNNNGDPDKEVIISTIKDGRAQVECIIPAK
- a CDS encoding iron-sulfur cluster carrier protein MrpORP, translating into MSDHACGSCSASGSGCSSQGCSPEDMKLKKALSRIKHKIVVISGKGGVGKSTVATNIAVALSLAGKQVGLLDVDVHGPSVPRLLSLENEKPHIGHEVIEPISWSSNLWVMSLGFMLPSKDDPVIWRGPVKIGLIKQFVQDVAWNDLDFLVVDCPPGTGDEPLSALQTLGTDAQAVIVTTPQGLAVDDVRRSVNFCKQVGNPVLGLIENMSGFVCPDCGSVHNIFNTGGGEELAKETGVKFLGRIPLDPEVGRSGDEGYPIIRVDHESPTGQALNKIIKPMLNLTDTLQEDNDMPKVDDLESKNGMLRIAVPVAAGKLCMHFGHCEQFALVDVDVATKGIVATTMETPPPHEPGVLPKWIAERGVSLVLAGGMGSRAQSLFTDEGVKVVVGSPAEAPETVVASYLAGTLQTGSNTCDH